The DNA window GGGCTTCGAGCAGCGCCAGCACCTGCACCGTTTTTCCCAGGCCCATGTCGTCGGCGAGCACGCCGCCGAAGCCGAACTTCCGCAGGAACTTCATCCAGCCCAGGCCTTCGCTCTGGTACTGGCGGAGGGTGCCGATGAAAGTGGCCGGGGGTTCGATCGCCTCGACGCCGCTGAATCGCATCAGCTCGTCGCGGGCCTTGCTGAAGGTCTCGTCGAACCGGGCATCGGGCAACGCCGACAGCATGGCATCAAGGAAGCCGATCTGCCGGCTGCTGAACTTGATGTGATCGCCTTCGGTTTCGCCCATGCCGGCGATGCCGGCGTACTTCTTGAGCCATTCTTCGGGGAGCAGGCCGAAGGTGCCGTCGTCCAGCTTGATGACGGTCTCGCCCTTGCGGAGCGCCGCCAGCAGTCGCGGCAGCGACGCGGTCATGCCGTCGAAACTGACGTCGCCGCGTAGCTCGAACCAGTCGATGCCGCTGGAGACCGAGACATTCACCTGCCCGGCCGAGCGATAGAGCTTGCCGTCGGCTTCAACCGTCCAGCCCTTGCGCGTCAGCTCGCCGACCGCCTTGGGCATTTTGTTCAGCGGCAGCCGAAGCTCGCGGGTGCTGTTCCAGTAGTTGTAGTCGTCGCGGAAGCCCAGGGCGGGGAGTTCTGCGAGGAACTCGGCCTCGCGGTGGGCGTTGCGGCGGATGAGGGTCTGGCCGTCTTCCACCATGATCGCGGCCTTCTTCTCGCCGCTGTCGATCATGACGCCGTCGTAGTCGAACGTCAGCTTTGCGATCAGCCCGTCGCGAGCCCCGGCGACGGCTGCCTTGCCCGACGCGGAGCTGATCTTCAACCTCGGCCGCGGCTCCGGGGAGATCTGGCGGATGTCCAGTTCCGGCGGCAGTTCGAGCTTCGGCAGACGCGGGAACTTCAGCAGGGTCTTCATCAGTTCCTGCTGCTTGTCCAGCGGAACGCTGATCTTCTCCCCCGATCGTAATGCGGCGATCAGCGGGAAGGCGTCGTAATGCTGCAACCTGGAGATTCGGCTGTTGAGGAACACGTAACCAAGGCCTGCGCCATTGAGGAGCAGTTGCGGCTCGGCGAGCGCCAAACTCTGCATGGGCACGTGTTCCGAAGCGTCTGTAACCGCCGCTGCCGATGATCCGGCGTCGGCTGTGGCAATTTCGTCGGCCGGGGCGTCGTCGCCGATGTCGGGTTCATCGTCTACCGACTCGTCGCTATCCAGGATATCGGGGTGCAGCGGGATCTGTCGATGCAGCGCGCCTTCGAGGACGAGATATCGTCCGCCGGGGCTTGGCTGAATGCGGAGGGAGAACTCCCACGGGGGGCCTTCGTCCCAGGAGAGCGAAGCGAGACTGCGCCCGTCGCGCGGGGCCAGGCGGCATCGACCCGTGGCGCAAACCGCGCGAAGAATATCTTCGTAAGCCGACGGATCGATCTCGTACTCCATTTCCAGCGGCGCGTCGTAGTAGCCGTAGCCGCTGCGGCCGGTGCCTTCCAGGAGCTGAACCAGGTGCCGGTCGGTGGGGTCGGGAAGCTGCGAGATCTGACTTTGCGTCAGGCGAAGCGGCTTGGGGCGTTCTAGGACGCCGTCTCGCTTCGGCGTTTCGTGCATGAGTTGGATCGTGAGGCCGGAATCAAGCGTGGCCTCGGCGTCGATCACGTACAAAACGCGCCTGCCCTGCGGCCAGCTCAGCGGACGCGGGGCCGATACGGGGTTCATCCGCATCGCTTCGCTGAGCCGGCTGAGCTGCGCTTTCCAGAGGTCTTCGGCATTACGTATATCTGGCGTGCGTACGAAACCCTGCGGATTGCCCCGCCCGATCATCTGATGGCCGGTGTTCTGAACGCCGTTGTTCTGCGAGCCGTTACGCATCGCGTTGAGCAACTCGGCGGGCGTCATCCGGCGGAGATCGGAAAGGGGAGGGAACTGCTGGTTGCGCGTCGGCGGCAGGCCCGGGGCGTCGCCGTCGATGTCTTCGTCCTCCAGGGTGTCGGCACTCTCGGAGTCATCCTGAACGCGAGGCATTTCGGGTTCTTCGTCGTCGCCGACGGGGGCCTGGACGGGCCTGGGCGGGAGGGGGAGTCGCTGAGCCCGGTTGGCCTCCAGTGCAAGTGCCCACAGGTGCTTGCAGGGGCCGTTCTCGTCGAAGTATTCGCAGGTGCAATCGTAGGTAATGCCGTCGTGGTCGCCATCGATCGATGCGCGGTAGAGCCGACTGCCTTCAATCTCTCCTTCGACGAAGGAGCTGTCGCCGTCGATAATCTTGACGCGACCCTGTCGGTAATACTCGTCCCCCCGGTGCTTTACGTCCGCCGGGAAATCGTGCGAGTAATCCTGCAATACAGACATCCGCAAAGCTCCTGCACCGCGAAGCGGCCGCCGAATCCTTCAGCACCGATCGGCCGCCACACCAGCGC is part of the Humisphaera borealis genome and encodes:
- a CDS encoding DEAD/DEAH box helicase: MSVLQDYSHDFPADVKHRGDEYYRQGRVKIIDGDSSFVEGEIEGSRLYRASIDGDHDGITYDCTCEYFDENGPCKHLWALALEANRAQRLPLPPRPVQAPVGDDEEPEMPRVQDDSESADTLEDEDIDGDAPGLPPTRNQQFPPLSDLRRMTPAELLNAMRNGSQNNGVQNTGHQMIGRGNPQGFVRTPDIRNAEDLWKAQLSRLSEAMRMNPVSAPRPLSWPQGRRVLYVIDAEATLDSGLTIQLMHETPKRDGVLERPKPLRLTQSQISQLPDPTDRHLVQLLEGTGRSGYGYYDAPLEMEYEIDPSAYEDILRAVCATGRCRLAPRDGRSLASLSWDEGPPWEFSLRIQPSPGGRYLVLEGALHRQIPLHPDILDSDESVDDEPDIGDDAPADEIATADAGSSAAAVTDASEHVPMQSLALAEPQLLLNGAGLGYVFLNSRISRLQHYDAFPLIAALRSGEKISVPLDKQQELMKTLLKFPRLPKLELPPELDIRQISPEPRPRLKISSASGKAAVAGARDGLIAKLTFDYDGVMIDSGEKKAAIMVEDGQTLIRRNAHREAEFLAELPALGFRDDYNYWNSTRELRLPLNKMPKAVGELTRKGWTVEADGKLYRSAGQVNVSVSSGIDWFELRGDVSFDGMTASLPRLLAALRKGETVIKLDDGTFGLLPEEWLKKYAGIAGMGETEGDHIKFSSRQIGFLDAMLSALPDARFDETFSKARDELMRFSGVEAIEPPATFIGTLRQYQSEGLGWMKFLRKFGFGGVLADDMGLGKTVQVLALLEARRRERVATPDAQGNVPSTLQGTASGPSLVVAPRSLIFNWRQEALKFSPNLRVLDHTAVDRVRSADHFKDYDLVLTTYGTLRRDMSYFRDIRFDYAILDEAQAIKNASSESAKAARLVQADHRLALSGTPVQNHLGELWSLFDYLNPGMMGSVGVFRDLSADAANRDVSARELLARALRPFVLRRTKEQVAKDLPEKLEQTIYCELEKDQRKLYDELRDHYRTSLLDRVAKEGMNKAKIMVLEALLRLRQAACHPGLIDKKRSKEPSAKLETLMERIAEVVDEGHKVLIFSQFTSMLAIVKERLDDQKFVYEYLDGRTKDRQAHVDRFQSDPDCKLFLISLKAGGVGLNLTAADYVFLLDPWWNPAVEAQAIDRAHRIGQDKRVFAYRLIAKDTVEEKVVQLQQSKRELADAIINADNSLIRGLSREDLEMLLS